The following proteins are co-located in the Streptomyces sp. NBC_00435 genome:
- a CDS encoding LLM class flavin-dependent oxidoreductase, translated as MTLRLSTVILPVNRWHEGGRERWQRAEELGFHAAYTYDHLSWRTFRSGPWYGALPTLTAAATATERLRLGTLVTSPNFRHPVTLAKELISLDDISGGRITLGIGAGGNGFDASVLGQEPWTPRERADRFGEFLPLLDRLLTEDSVSQRGAFYSAEEAFNIPGCAQRPRLPFAVAATGPRGLKLAARYGQAWVTTGDPKIFDEGTPEQSVQALRGQVEKLGKACAEAGREVTELDKVLLTGFTPDRGRPLESVDAFVDFAGRHQELGFTELVIHWPIPDSDFAADQSVFEQIATEGLAQLG; from the coding sequence ATGACTCTGCGCCTGAGCACTGTGATCCTTCCCGTCAACCGGTGGCACGAAGGGGGCCGTGAGCGCTGGCAGCGGGCCGAGGAACTGGGTTTCCACGCCGCCTACACCTACGACCACCTGTCCTGGCGGACCTTCCGTAGCGGGCCTTGGTACGGCGCACTGCCGACGCTCACGGCCGCGGCGACGGCCACGGAGCGGCTGCGGCTGGGCACGCTCGTCACCTCACCGAACTTCCGGCACCCGGTGACGCTCGCCAAGGAGCTGATCTCCCTCGACGACATCTCGGGCGGCCGGATCACGCTCGGCATCGGTGCCGGCGGCAACGGCTTCGACGCCAGCGTGCTGGGCCAGGAGCCGTGGACCCCGAGGGAGCGGGCCGACCGGTTCGGGGAGTTCCTGCCACTGCTGGACCGGCTGCTCACGGAGGACTCCGTCTCGCAGCGGGGCGCGTTCTACTCGGCGGAGGAGGCGTTCAACATCCCCGGGTGCGCACAGCGGCCCCGGCTGCCCTTCGCCGTCGCCGCGACCGGCCCGCGCGGCCTGAAGCTGGCCGCACGCTACGGACAGGCGTGGGTGACCACCGGCGATCCGAAGATCTTCGACGAGGGCACTCCGGAGCAGTCGGTGCAGGCTCTCCGCGGCCAGGTCGAGAAGCTCGGCAAGGCGTGCGCGGAAGCCGGCCGGGAGGTGACCGAACTCGACAAGGTCCTGCTCACGGGCTTCACGCCGGACCGGGGGCGCCCGCTGGAGTCCGTCGACGCCTTCGTCGACTTCGCCGGCCGCCACCAGGAGCTCGGGTTCACCGAGCTGGTGATCCACTGGCCGATCCCGGACTCGGACTTCGCCGCCGACCAGAGCGTCTTCGAGCAGATCGCCACCGAGGGCCTCGCCCAGCTCGGCTGA
- a CDS encoding Cof-type HAD-IIB family hydrolase yields MGEDGAVTSAPQRPDGPTPAPRLIATDLDGTLLRDDKSVSQRTVAALAAAEEAGIAVFFVTGRPARWMGVVSDHVQGHGLAICANGAAVVDLHAIEPKPTGREFVQVRPLPRITALKVVEALRAAAPGTSFAVELTTGINYEPAYPPFFQDPGANVATAEKLLHEATDDDSAPVLKVLAHHAELAPDEFLALARSAAGAYASITRSSPTSLLEISGPGVSKASTLALCCEERGISPAEVVAFGDMPNDVEMLGWAGTSYAMGNAHPDVIAAASGRTVANNEDGVALVIERILAERTARAQPQDAQP; encoded by the coding sequence ATGGGCGAAGATGGAGCCGTGACCTCGGCTCCCCAGCGCCCGGACGGGCCAACCCCCGCACCCCGGCTCATCGCCACCGACCTCGACGGCACCCTGCTGCGCGACGACAAATCCGTCTCGCAGCGCACCGTCGCCGCACTCGCCGCCGCCGAGGAGGCAGGCATCGCGGTGTTCTTCGTGACCGGACGACCAGCCCGCTGGATGGGCGTGGTCAGTGACCACGTCCAAGGCCACGGCTTGGCGATCTGCGCCAACGGCGCCGCCGTCGTCGATCTGCACGCCATCGAACCGAAGCCCACGGGACGGGAATTCGTCCAGGTCAGACCACTGCCCCGGATCACGGCGCTCAAGGTGGTGGAGGCCCTGCGGGCCGCCGCCCCCGGCACCTCCTTCGCCGTGGAGCTGACCACCGGCATCAACTACGAGCCGGCGTACCCGCCGTTCTTCCAGGACCCGGGCGCCAACGTCGCCACCGCCGAGAAGCTGCTCCACGAGGCCACGGACGACGACTCGGCACCCGTCCTGAAGGTGCTCGCGCACCACGCCGAGCTGGCTCCGGACGAGTTCCTGGCCCTGGCCCGCTCCGCCGCCGGCGCGTACGCCTCGATCACCCGTTCCAGCCCGACCTCCCTGCTGGAGATCAGCGGCCCCGGTGTCTCCAAGGCCAGCACCCTGGCGCTGTGCTGCGAGGAGCGCGGCATCTCCCCGGCGGAGGTGGTCGCCTTCGGTGACATGCCGAACGACGTGGAGATGCTCGGCTGGGCCGGCACCTCGTACGCGATGGGCAACGCCCATCCGGATGTGATCGCGGCCGCGTCGGGCCGTACGGTCGCCAACAACGAGGACGGTGTCGCCCTCGTCATCGAGCGCATCCTGGCCGAACGGACCGCCCGCGCCCAGCCGCAGGACGCCCAACCGTAG